The Microbacterium sp. LWH7-1.2 genome window below encodes:
- a CDS encoding CoA ester lyase, protein MSFDLGPALLFCPADRPERYAKAYDRADAVILDLEDAVAPADKTAARGHLIESELDPARVIVRVNPPETDAFTADLATLSQTDYRRIMVAKSESPKRVRRIDARFEVVALCETAKGVAQADRIAALDNVVAMMWGAEDLVASIGGTSSRKPNGRYRDIARYARSRVLLAAGARGKAAIDAVHLDIEDAKRLAIEAADAAASGFRATACIHPSQVAVIRAAYRPDEKSVAWARAVLAAADGERGVFSYEGRMVDEPVLRHARGVLARADG, encoded by the coding sequence GTGAGCTTCGATCTCGGCCCCGCACTGCTGTTCTGCCCGGCCGACCGGCCCGAGCGATACGCGAAGGCGTACGACCGAGCCGATGCGGTGATCCTCGACCTCGAAGACGCCGTGGCGCCCGCCGACAAGACCGCGGCGCGCGGTCACCTCATCGAGTCGGAGCTCGACCCGGCGCGGGTCATCGTCCGGGTGAACCCGCCCGAGACCGACGCCTTCACCGCCGACCTCGCCACGCTGTCGCAGACGGACTACCGGCGCATCATGGTCGCGAAGTCGGAGTCGCCCAAGCGCGTCCGGCGCATCGACGCCCGGTTCGAGGTCGTCGCCCTGTGCGAGACGGCGAAAGGGGTCGCGCAGGCCGACCGCATCGCCGCCCTCGACAACGTCGTCGCGATGATGTGGGGCGCGGAGGACCTCGTCGCGAGCATCGGCGGCACTTCCAGCCGAAAGCCCAACGGCCGCTATCGCGACATCGCGCGCTATGCGCGGTCTCGCGTGCTGCTGGCGGCCGGCGCGCGCGGCAAGGCCGCGATCGACGCCGTGCACCTCGACATCGAGGACGCGAAGCGCCTGGCCATCGAGGCGGCGGATGCCGCAGCATCCGGTTTCCGCGCCACCGCATGCATCCACCCGAGCCAGGTGGCGGTCATTCGTGCCGCCTACCGCCCCGACGAGAAGAGCGTGGCGTGGGCGCGTGCCGTCCTCGCGGCGGCCGACGGCGAGCGCGGCGTGTTCTCGTACGAGGGACGGATGGTCGACGAGCCGGTGCTGCGCCACGCGCGCGGCGTGCTGGCCCGCGCAGACGGCTGA
- a CDS encoding RNA methyltransferase, translated as MHAIQITDASDERLTDYRDLTDVALRRVIEPAGGLYIAESAKVIGRAIAAGHRPRSVLVQEKWLPDIEELVTDAAVPTYVVTPAIAESLTGYAVHRGALASMHRPDLPPVAEVVQDARLVVVLEDIVDHTNVGAIFRAAAGLGADAVLVSPRCADPLYRRSVRVSMGTVFQVPWTRLPEWGEARGVLHDAGFELAALALSDDAVSLDTFSGRRPERVALMLGAEGDGLSRRALEAADTVVTIPMAGGVDSLNVAAASAVALWELRAR; from the coding sequence ATGCACGCGATCCAGATCACCGACGCCTCCGACGAGCGGCTCACGGACTACCGCGATCTCACCGATGTCGCGCTGCGGCGCGTGATCGAGCCCGCGGGCGGCTTGTACATCGCCGAGTCGGCGAAGGTCATCGGGCGCGCGATCGCCGCCGGCCATCGCCCGAGGTCGGTGCTGGTGCAGGAGAAGTGGCTCCCCGACATCGAGGAGCTGGTGACGGATGCTGCGGTGCCGACGTACGTCGTGACCCCGGCGATCGCCGAGTCCCTCACCGGCTACGCCGTGCACCGGGGCGCGCTGGCCTCGATGCATCGGCCCGATCTCCCGCCCGTGGCGGAGGTCGTCCAAGACGCGCGGCTCGTCGTCGTGCTCGAGGACATCGTCGATCACACCAACGTCGGGGCGATCTTCCGCGCGGCGGCGGGGCTCGGCGCCGATGCGGTGCTCGTGAGTCCGAGGTGCGCCGACCCGCTGTACCGGCGCAGCGTGCGGGTGAGCATGGGCACCGTGTTCCAGGTGCCGTGGACGCGGCTGCCGGAGTGGGGCGAGGCGCGCGGAGTGCTGCACGACGCGGGCTTCGAGCTCGCGGCGCTCGCGCTGTCGGACGACGCCGTGTCGCTCGACACCTTCAGCGGGCGCCGCCCGGAGCGGGTCGCCCTCATGCTCGGCGCCGAGGGCGACGGACTGTCGCGCCGCGCGCTCGAGGCCGCCGACACCGTGGTCACGATTCCCATGGCGGGTGGCGTCGACTCCCTCAACGTCGCCGCCGCGAGTGCTGTCGCGCTGTGGGAGCTGCGGGCGCGCTGA
- a CDS encoding histidine phosphatase family protein, which produces MTALTLIRHGETDWNRDRRIQGATDIPLNETGRSQARATAQVLRERLDGAVPVTIVSSDLARARETAEIIAAELGLAAPRTYASLRERAYGEAEGVGIEEFRSRWGDWYTAEVPGAEPWADLRTRAIAALGRVVREHRRATAPAAASLIVVSHGALIREVMRHATAGELPLEGERLANGATHDFVYERDHLRLVTYAGLVA; this is translated from the coding sequence ATGACCGCGCTCACCCTGATCCGCCACGGCGAGACCGATTGGAACCGCGACCGGCGCATCCAGGGCGCGACCGACATTCCTCTCAACGAGACCGGGCGCTCGCAGGCCCGCGCGACCGCGCAGGTGCTGCGCGAGCGCCTCGACGGCGCCGTGCCTGTGACGATCGTGTCGAGCGACCTCGCCCGTGCCCGCGAGACCGCGGAGATCATCGCCGCCGAGCTCGGCCTCGCGGCTCCGCGCACGTACGCCAGTCTGCGCGAGCGCGCATACGGCGAGGCCGAGGGTGTCGGCATCGAGGAGTTCCGCAGCCGCTGGGGCGACTGGTACACGGCGGAGGTGCCCGGTGCCGAGCCGTGGGCCGATCTGCGCACCCGTGCGATCGCCGCCCTCGGCCGTGTCGTGCGGGAACACCGCCGCGCGACCGCTCCTGCCGCGGCCTCGCTCATCGTCGTGAGCCACGGCGCGCTCATCCGCGAGGTGATGCGCCACGCGACCGCCGGCGAGCTGCCGCTCGAGGGCGAGCGCCTCGCCAACGGCGCCACCCACGACTTCGTCTACGAGCGCGACCACCTGCGGCTCGTGACCTACGCGGGGCTGGTGGCCTAG
- a CDS encoding SDR family oxidoreductase has translation MATHLVTGAGSGIGAALTEMLAARGDELWLLVRDAGRAAQLRERFPGAQTLVGDLADPARLSWAFSHQTVPPRLDALVHVAGVVELGAVGETPVATWQHQLNVNAVAPAELTRLMLPALRTARGRVVFVNSGAGLRVSPEWGSYGASKFALRAVADALREEERANGVRVTTVYPGRTATPMQEKVHQQEGADYDASQWIDPASVASAILAALDLPRDADLTELTVRPGA, from the coding sequence GTGGCGACGCACCTCGTCACCGGCGCGGGCTCGGGCATCGGCGCGGCCCTGACCGAGATGCTCGCCGCGCGCGGCGACGAGCTCTGGCTGCTCGTGCGGGATGCCGGCCGCGCCGCGCAGCTGCGAGAGCGCTTCCCCGGTGCGCAGACGCTCGTCGGCGACCTCGCGGACCCGGCGCGCCTGTCGTGGGCGTTCAGCCATCAGACCGTGCCGCCCCGGCTCGATGCGCTCGTCCACGTGGCAGGTGTCGTGGAGCTCGGCGCGGTCGGCGAGACGCCGGTCGCGACGTGGCAGCACCAGCTCAACGTCAACGCCGTCGCGCCGGCGGAGCTCACCCGCCTGATGCTCCCCGCCCTGCGCACCGCCCGCGGACGCGTCGTGTTCGTGAACTCCGGGGCCGGCCTGCGCGTGAGCCCCGAGTGGGGTTCGTACGGTGCCAGCAAGTTCGCGCTGCGTGCGGTCGCCGACGCGCTCCGCGAGGAGGAGCGGGCCAACGGCGTGCGCGTGACGACGGTGTACCCGGGCCGCACGGCGACGCCGATGCAGGAGAAGGTGCACCAGCAGGAGGGCGCCGACTACGACGCGTCGCAGTGGATCGACCCGGCCTCCGTCGCGTCCGCGATCCTGGCAGCCCTCGACCTGCCCCGCGACGCGGACCTCACCGAGCTGACGGTCCGTCCGGGCGCCTGA
- a CDS encoding DEAD/DEAH box helicase: protein MGSFAAEHLSPTYPQRAPWGTAQRLRAWQAEALDLYFGLDGPDGPGGGPRDFLAAATPGAGKTTFALRLASELLRRRVVNRIVVVAPTEHLKTQWADAAARVGIRLDPAFSNRHFAPARQYHGVAVTYAQVAVKASVHQRLTMDARTLVILDEVHHGGDALSWGDALREAYARATRRLLLSGTPFRSDTAPIPFVEYHPDAKGIRVSRTDYAYGYRRALEDGVVRPVLFMVYAGQMRWRTKTGEEMEAQLGQDNTKDITSQAWRTALDPEGDWIPAVLRSADRRLTEVREHVPDAGGLVIATDQTAARAYAAILQDISGEAPTVVLSDEAEASGRIEEFSKSTTRWMVAVRMVSEGVDVPRLAVGVYATSASTPLFFAQAIGRFVRARRRGETASVFLPNVPQLLALANEMERQRDHALDRDSDGEDEWNAEEDLMDAAEREDKASDALEEEFTYQALGSLAHFDRVLFDGKEFGQLAVPGTPEEEEFLGIPGLLEPDQVHDVLMSRVSRQSRHRSAREAQEATVPEEEPALPQALHRTLKEQRQLLNSLVGLYARQTGEAHGLVHAELRRICGGPAVSHATVTQLQSRIDVLRKRVRS from the coding sequence ATCGGCAGCTTCGCCGCCGAGCACCTGTCGCCCACCTACCCGCAGCGCGCGCCGTGGGGCACCGCGCAGCGTCTGCGCGCGTGGCAGGCCGAGGCGCTCGATCTCTATTTCGGACTGGACGGCCCGGACGGCCCCGGCGGCGGACCCCGCGACTTCCTCGCCGCGGCGACCCCTGGCGCCGGCAAGACGACGTTCGCCCTCCGCCTCGCGAGCGAGCTGCTGCGGCGCCGCGTCGTCAACCGCATCGTCGTCGTCGCCCCGACGGAGCACCTGAAGACGCAGTGGGCCGACGCCGCCGCCCGCGTGGGCATCCGTCTCGACCCGGCGTTCAGCAACAGGCACTTCGCGCCCGCACGGCAGTACCACGGCGTCGCCGTGACGTACGCGCAGGTCGCGGTCAAGGCATCCGTCCATCAGCGGCTGACGATGGACGCGCGCACGCTCGTGATCCTCGACGAGGTGCACCACGGCGGCGACGCACTCAGCTGGGGCGACGCGCTGCGCGAGGCGTACGCGCGGGCGACCCGCCGGCTGCTCCTGAGCGGAACGCCGTTCCGCAGTGACACGGCTCCCATCCCGTTCGTCGAGTACCACCCCGATGCGAAGGGCATCCGCGTCTCGCGCACCGACTACGCCTACGGCTACCGCCGCGCGCTCGAGGACGGCGTCGTGCGTCCGGTGCTCTTCATGGTCTATGCGGGCCAGATGCGCTGGCGCACGAAGACCGGCGAGGAGATGGAGGCGCAGCTCGGCCAGGACAACACGAAGGACATCACGTCGCAGGCGTGGCGCACCGCGCTCGATCCCGAAGGCGACTGGATCCCCGCCGTGCTGCGGTCGGCCGACCGGCGGCTCACCGAGGTGCGAGAGCACGTTCCGGATGCCGGCGGCCTGGTGATCGCGACGGATCAGACCGCCGCGCGCGCCTACGCCGCGATCCTGCAGGACATCAGCGGCGAGGCACCGACCGTCGTCCTGTCGGACGAGGCCGAGGCGTCCGGCCGCATCGAGGAGTTCTCGAAGTCGACCACCCGGTGGATGGTCGCGGTGCGCATGGTGTCGGAGGGCGTCGACGTGCCGCGGCTCGCCGTCGGCGTGTACGCGACGAGCGCGTCGACCCCGCTGTTCTTCGCACAGGCCATCGGACGCTTCGTGCGCGCGCGGCGTCGCGGCGAGACCGCGAGCGTGTTCCTGCCGAACGTGCCTCAGCTGCTCGCGCTCGCGAACGAGATGGAGCGCCAGCGCGACCATGCTCTGGACCGCGACTCCGACGGCGAGGACGAGTGGAACGCCGAAGAAGACCTCATGGACGCGGCGGAGCGCGAGGACAAGGCGTCCGACGCGCTCGAGGAGGAGTTCACGTACCAGGCGCTGGGCTCGCTCGCGCACTTCGACCGCGTGCTCTTCGATGGCAAGGAGTTCGGCCAGCTCGCGGTGCCCGGCACCCCCGAGGAGGAGGAGTTCCTCGGTATCCCGGGTCTGCTCGAGCCCGACCAGGTGCACGATGTGCTCATGTCGCGGGTGTCGCGGCAGTCGCGTCACCGGAGCGCGCGCGAGGCGCAGGAGGCCACGGTGCCCGAGGAGGAGCCCGCGCTGCCGCAGGCGCTGCACCGGACGCTCAAGGAGCAGCGCCAGCTGCTCAACAGCCTCGTCGGCCTCTACGCCCGCCAGACGGGCGAGGCCCACGGCCTCGTGCACGCCGAGCTGCGCCGCATCTGCGGCGGCCCGGCCGTGTCGCATGCCACCGTGACGCAGCTGCAGTCGCGCATCGACGTGCTTCGCAAGCGCGTCCGCTCCTGA
- a CDS encoding MaoC family dehydratase: MTPDAPEHALPAGEAREIVQRGLYYDELEVGARYLHRPGRTATEADNVLFSSITMNTQALHLDAAFSESQPFGQRLMNSMWTLATMVGASVSQITQGTLVAQLGMTDVSFPAPLFHGDTLYTETEVLGKRLSASRPGQGIVTLRHTGRNQRGEVVALATRTALMWGAPKTPEETS; this comes from the coding sequence GTGACCCCCGACGCTCCCGAGCACGCCCTTCCCGCCGGCGAGGCGCGCGAGATCGTGCAGCGCGGGCTCTACTACGACGAGCTCGAGGTCGGTGCGCGGTACCTTCACCGGCCAGGCCGCACGGCGACCGAGGCCGACAACGTGCTGTTCTCGTCGATCACCATGAACACGCAGGCGCTGCACCTGGATGCCGCGTTCTCCGAGTCGCAGCCGTTCGGACAGCGCCTCATGAACTCGATGTGGACGCTCGCGACGATGGTCGGCGCATCCGTCTCGCAGATCACGCAGGGGACGCTCGTCGCCCAGCTCGGGATGACGGACGTGTCGTTCCCGGCGCCCCTGTTCCACGGCGACACGCTCTACACCGAGACCGAGGTCCTCGGCAAGCGGCTCTCGGCCTCGCGACCGGGGCAGGGGATCGTCACGCTGCGGCACACCGGCCGCAATCAGCGGGGCGAGGTCGTCGCCCTCGCCACCCGGACTGCGCTCATGTGGGGCGCACCGAAGACCCCGGAGGAGACGTCGTGA
- a CDS encoding M20/M25/M40 family metallo-hydrolase, translated as MPSSDAELPEVAALARDLIRFDTTNHGGGRAAGEREAAEYVGAYLETLGLKAEFYEPVPRRTNVMARVPGRDSDKPALVLHGHLDVVPAIAEDWSVDPFAGVVKNGMLWGRGAVDMKNMDAMILTSVADVLRSGEQPERDLVLAFFADEENGGVEGSALVVRDRPEWFTGATEAISEVGGYSIPLGDRHAYLLQVGEKALIWIRLVARGRAAHGSKLHDDNAVTRLAEAVAALGRTAWPVTLTDTSREMSERLAELTGRDAGDPDAVAAATGAASGFLRSTLRTTTNPTGLVAGYKHNVIPDRAEALIDVRALPGTEEAALADIRRIVGDGVEVEVVHQDIGLEVPFSGDLVDAMVAALGRHDPGAPVVPYLMGGGTDNKALASLGIAGYGFAPLRLPSDLDFTGMFHGVDERVPIDALVFGQAVLTDLLRTY; from the coding sequence GTGCCCTCATCCGATGCCGAACTCCCCGAAGTCGCCGCACTCGCGCGGGATCTCATCCGCTTCGACACGACGAACCACGGCGGCGGCCGCGCCGCCGGAGAGCGGGAGGCCGCGGAGTACGTCGGCGCCTACCTCGAGACGCTCGGCCTGAAGGCCGAGTTCTACGAGCCCGTCCCGCGCCGCACCAACGTGATGGCGAGGGTTCCCGGCCGTGACAGCGACAAGCCCGCGCTCGTGCTGCACGGCCACCTCGACGTGGTTCCGGCGATCGCCGAGGACTGGAGCGTCGATCCGTTCGCGGGCGTCGTGAAGAACGGGATGCTGTGGGGCCGCGGCGCCGTCGACATGAAGAACATGGACGCCATGATCCTCACCTCGGTCGCCGATGTCCTGCGATCGGGCGAGCAGCCCGAGCGCGACCTCGTGCTGGCGTTCTTCGCCGACGAGGAGAACGGCGGTGTCGAGGGCTCGGCGCTCGTGGTTCGCGACCGCCCGGAATGGTTCACCGGCGCCACCGAGGCGATCAGCGAGGTCGGCGGCTACTCCATTCCCCTCGGCGACCGCCATGCGTATCTCCTCCAGGTGGGGGAGAAGGCGCTCATCTGGATCCGCCTCGTCGCACGCGGCCGCGCCGCGCACGGATCCAAGCTGCACGACGACAACGCCGTGACGCGGCTCGCCGAGGCAGTCGCGGCGCTCGGTCGCACCGCGTGGCCCGTGACCCTCACCGACACGTCGCGCGAGATGAGCGAGCGGCTCGCCGAGCTCACCGGCCGGGACGCGGGCGACCCCGACGCCGTCGCGGCAGCCACGGGCGCAGCATCCGGATTCCTCCGCTCGACGCTGCGCACCACCACCAACCCGACCGGTCTCGTGGCCGGCTACAAGCACAACGTCATCCCCGACCGGGCCGAGGCTCTCATCGACGTGCGGGCCCTCCCCGGCACCGAGGAGGCGGCCCTCGCCGACATCCGGCGCATCGTCGGCGACGGCGTCGAGGTCGAGGTCGTCCATCAGGACATCGGTCTCGAGGTCCCGTTCTCGGGCGACCTCGTCGACGCGATGGTGGCCGCCCTCGGCCGCCACGACCCGGGCGCGCCCGTCGTGCCGTACCTCATGGGCGGCGGCACCGACAACAAGGCGCTGGCCTCCCTCGGCATCGCCGGGTACGGCTTCGCGCCGCTGCGCCTGCCGTCCGACCTCGACTTCACCGGCATGTTCCATGGCGTCGACGAGCGCGTCCCGATCGACGCCCTCGTGTTCGGCCAGGCCGTCCTCACAGATCTGCTCCGCACCTACTGA
- a CDS encoding class I SAM-dependent methyltransferase: MGSFGGVSAEQYARFMGRFSTPLAVGFATVGLDGVDADARVLDVGCGPGMLTLELVKRRGPAAISAADPEPAFVEATEELCPGVDVRVAEAEHLPFADGEFGATLAQLVVHFMSDPVRGVTQMGRVTAPGGRVSACVWDHAGDGGPLSTFWRVARRLDEDVRGEAGLSGAAPGQLVDIFRRAGLADVAQTVVECTVSFRDFADWWDPFLLGVGPAGRYIAMLDGQELARLEASLREELGDGAFTATARAWTAVGTRA; this comes from the coding sequence GTGGGCAGCTTCGGAGGCGTCAGCGCTGAGCAGTACGCGCGTTTCATGGGCCGGTTCTCGACCCCGCTCGCGGTCGGGTTCGCCACCGTGGGGCTCGACGGCGTCGACGCGGACGCCCGTGTGCTGGACGTCGGCTGCGGACCGGGGATGCTGACCCTCGAACTCGTGAAGCGTCGCGGGCCTGCGGCGATCAGCGCCGCAGATCCGGAACCGGCGTTCGTCGAGGCGACGGAGGAGCTGTGCCCGGGCGTGGACGTCCGTGTCGCCGAAGCGGAGCATCTGCCGTTCGCCGACGGGGAGTTCGGGGCGACGCTCGCCCAGCTCGTCGTCCACTTCATGTCGGACCCGGTGCGCGGGGTGACGCAGATGGGCCGCGTGACGGCGCCGGGGGGCCGCGTCTCGGCCTGTGTGTGGGACCACGCCGGCGACGGCGGCCCGCTCTCGACGTTCTGGCGCGTCGCACGCCGACTCGACGAGGACGTGCGCGGAGAGGCCGGTCTCAGCGGAGCCGCACCGGGGCAGCTCGTCGACATCTTCCGCCGCGCAGGACTCGCCGACGTCGCGCAGACCGTCGTCGAGTGCACGGTGTCGTTCCGAGACTTCGCCGACTGGTGGGACCCGTTCCTCCTCGGCGTCGGGCCGGCGGGCCGGTACATCGCCATGCTCGATGGGCAGGAGCTCGCGCGGCTCGAAGCTTCGCTGCGCGAGGAGCTCGGCGACGGGGCGTTCACGGCGACCGCGCGGGCCTGGACGGCGGTCGGCACTCGGGCCTGA
- a CDS encoding Sir2 family NAD-dependent protein deacetylase, whose protein sequence is MDARTTDAVAQAIAALSGRRIAVLTGAGVSTDSGIPDYRGAGAPVRTPMTVEQFLSSDASRRRYWVGSHLGWKAFASAEPNPGHRALADLEARGLATGVVTQNVDGLHVRAGSRRVVELHGTMRRIFCTHCGQVFDRRDLARRVEDDNPWIRVPENVALGPDGDVLPESTEGFRIPDCSVCGGMLKPDVVFFGEFIPAEKFREAEQLVHTSGALVVAGSSLVVNSGIRLLERARRRRLPVVIVNRGATRADARATVKIDAGTSEVLRALADGLPALA, encoded by the coding sequence ATGGACGCCCGGACCACCGATGCCGTGGCCCAGGCCATCGCCGCGCTTTCGGGCCGGCGCATCGCCGTCCTGACGGGCGCGGGGGTCTCGACCGACTCGGGCATCCCCGACTACCGGGGCGCGGGCGCGCCCGTGCGGACCCCGATGACCGTCGAGCAGTTCCTCTCGAGCGACGCGTCGCGCCGCCGCTACTGGGTGGGAAGCCACCTCGGCTGGAAGGCGTTCGCGTCGGCCGAGCCGAACCCCGGCCACCGCGCCCTCGCCGACCTCGAGGCCCGCGGGCTCGCGACCGGGGTCGTCACCCAGAATGTCGACGGGCTCCACGTGCGCGCCGGCAGCCGCCGCGTCGTGGAGCTCCACGGCACGATGCGCCGCATCTTCTGCACCCACTGCGGCCAGGTCTTCGACCGGCGCGACCTCGCCCGTCGCGTCGAGGATGACAATCCGTGGATCCGCGTGCCCGAGAACGTCGCACTCGGCCCCGACGGCGACGTGCTCCCCGAGAGCACCGAGGGCTTCCGCATCCCCGACTGCAGCGTGTGCGGCGGGATGCTGAAGCCCGATGTCGTCTTCTTCGGCGAGTTCATCCCCGCCGAGAAGTTCCGCGAGGCCGAGCAGCTCGTCCACACGAGCGGGGCGCTCGTCGTGGCGGGGTCGTCGCTGGTGGTGAACTCCGGTATCCGGCTGCTCGAGCGTGCACGCCGCCGTCGCCTGCCCGTCGTCATCGTGAACCGCGGTGCGACGCGCGCCGACGCCCGGGCGACGGTCAAGATCGACGCGGGCACGAGCGAGGTGCTGCGCGCGCTCGCCGACGGGTTGCCCGCTCTCGCCTGA
- a CDS encoding VIT1/CCC1 family protein — translation MSTPAAPTDRDRRRWAQYLVNERAEAHVYRELAGRRSGEEREILLALAEAEGRHEAHWLLLLGSEPARPPRADVRTRMLGWMARRFGSIFVLALAQNAEARSPYDDEPFATPTMAADERIHHEVVRGLAARGRRRLSGTFRAAVFGANDGLVSNLALVMGIGATGVSSQFVLFSGIAGLLAGALSMGAGEFVSVRSQRELLAATEPSDYADGAIPHLDIDANELALVYRTRGMPEAEASARARRVVEAAHALGQGRADTGPISVADHEEVVGSAWSAALSSFLFFASGAIIPVLPWIFGLSGLTAVVVALVLVGIALMSTGAAVGLLSGSPPLRRALRQLGIGFGAAAVTYVLGLLFGVSLG, via the coding sequence GTGAGCACGCCCGCCGCACCGACCGACCGCGATCGACGCCGCTGGGCGCAGTACCTCGTGAATGAGCGCGCGGAGGCGCATGTCTACCGCGAGCTCGCCGGACGACGCTCGGGGGAGGAGCGCGAGATCCTCCTGGCCCTCGCCGAGGCCGAGGGGCGTCACGAGGCCCACTGGCTGCTGCTGCTCGGCAGCGAACCGGCGCGACCGCCCCGAGCCGATGTGCGCACGCGCATGCTCGGCTGGATGGCCAGGCGGTTCGGGTCGATCTTCGTGCTCGCCCTCGCCCAGAACGCCGAGGCTCGCTCGCCCTATGACGACGAGCCGTTCGCGACCCCGACGATGGCAGCCGACGAGCGGATCCACCACGAGGTCGTGCGCGGGCTCGCCGCCCGCGGCCGCCGTCGCCTGTCGGGCACGTTCCGCGCCGCCGTCTTCGGTGCCAACGACGGGCTCGTCTCGAACCTCGCGCTCGTCATGGGCATCGGCGCCACCGGCGTCTCCAGCCAGTTCGTGCTCTTCAGCGGCATCGCCGGTCTCCTCGCGGGCGCGCTGTCGATGGGCGCGGGGGAGTTCGTGTCGGTCCGCTCGCAGCGGGAGCTCCTCGCGGCCACGGAGCCGAGCGACTACGCCGACGGCGCCATCCCGCACCTCGACATCGACGCCAACGAGCTGGCGCTCGTGTACCGCACCCGCGGGATGCCGGAGGCCGAGGCATCCGCGCGCGCCCGCCGCGTCGTCGAAGCCGCCCACGCTCTCGGCCAGGGACGCGCCGACACCGGACCGATCTCCGTCGCCGATCACGAGGAGGTGGTGGGAAGCGCCTGGTCCGCCGCGCTGTCGAGCTTCCTGTTCTTCGCGTCCGGTGCGATCATCCCGGTCCTGCCGTGGATCTTCGGCCTGTCGGGCCTCACCGCGGTCGTGGTGGCCCTCGTGCTGGTCGGGATCGCGCTGATGTCGACAGGTGCCGCTGTAGGCCTGTTGTCGGGCTCCCCGCCGCTGCGCCGCGCGCTGCGCCAGCTCGGCATCGGCTTCGGCGCCGCCGCCGTCACCTACGTCCTGGGCCTGCTGTTCGGCGTCTCGTTGGGATGA
- a CDS encoding SGNH/GDSL hydrolase family protein translates to MSTSEDPRSPYVANAEPHPWRRYVAIGDSFTEGVGDPEPSAPNGFRGWADRVAEVLSEQVDDFAYANLAIRGRLIGQIVEEQVAPAIALKPDLVTFSAGGNDVIRPNGDPDHVAQLFEDAVVRLSRDGATVVVFTGIDTAFTPVFRGIRGKVAIYNENIRAIAERYDCIVADQWALKEVQDMRFFDDDRLHYNALGHHEVARMVLRALNVPNDLQPMQPDPLPVRTWRQARAVDMVWAREYFVPWVLRRVRHQSSGDNVTAKRPDPLPVITLAPGQDPAAGRGEEA, encoded by the coding sequence ATGTCCACGAGCGAAGATCCCCGCAGCCCCTACGTCGCGAACGCCGAGCCGCACCCGTGGCGACGCTACGTCGCGATCGGCGACTCGTTCACGGAGGGGGTGGGCGACCCCGAGCCGTCGGCCCCGAACGGGTTCCGTGGCTGGGCCGACCGTGTCGCGGAAGTGCTCTCGGAGCAGGTCGACGACTTCGCCTACGCGAACCTGGCGATCCGCGGGCGCCTGATCGGCCAGATCGTCGAGGAGCAGGTGGCGCCGGCCATCGCCCTGAAGCCGGATCTCGTGACCTTCTCGGCGGGCGGCAACGACGTCATCCGCCCCAACGGCGACCCCGACCACGTCGCTCAGCTCTTCGAGGACGCCGTCGTGCGCCTCTCACGCGACGGCGCGACCGTCGTGGTCTTCACGGGCATCGACACGGCGTTCACCCCGGTCTTCCGCGGCATCCGCGGCAAGGTCGCGATCTACAACGAGAACATCCGCGCGATCGCCGAGCGCTACGACTGCATCGTCGCCGACCAGTGGGCGCTCAAAGAGGTGCAGGACATGCGCTTCTTCGACGACGACCGCCTGCACTACAACGCCCTCGGGCACCACGAGGTCGCCCGCATGGTGCTGCGCGCGCTCAACGTGCCGAACGACCTCCAGCCGATGCAGCCGGACCCGCTCCCGGTCCGCACGTGGCGCCAAGCCCGGGCCGTCGACATGGTCTGGGCGCGCGAGTACTTCGTGCCCTGGGTGCTGCGGCGCGTGCGTCACCAGTCGTCCGGCGACAACGTCACCGCGAAGCGTCCCGACCCGCTGCCCGTGATCACCCTGGCGCCCGGGCAGGACCCCGCGGCCGGTCGCGGCGAGGAGGCCTGA